The genomic window CGCACTGGAGATACACGATTCGCGCAGGGCGCGGATTGCCGGGACAAGAAAAACCCCCGGGCAGTGCCGGGGGTTGCAATCTCAGACAGGGTCTGATCAGTTTACTTTGAAGGTTGTGTCGCCTTTTTCAAAGAAGGCGATGATCTGTTTGGCAGCCGCCACTCCGGCGTTGACGTTGGCTTCCCCGGTCTGGGCGCCCATCTTTTTTGGGGTGGCATAGTAGCGGTCGGCATAGAGTTCCATCAGTTTGGCGCCGCATTCCGGTTCCACGTCGCTCACATAGCGGAATTTCTTCTTTTCCTCAAAGGCCTTGAGCAGGGCTTCCTCGTCAATCACCTCTTTGCGGGCGGTGTTGACCAGGATGCAGTCGGGTTTCACCAGGCTGAGCAGGTTCCAGTTGATGGATTTCTTGGTCTCGGCGGTGGCGGGGATGTGCAGGGAGATGTAGTCTCCGGTGCTGAAGATGTCTTCCACCTTATCCAGGTGTTTGACGCCGTCTTTGGCCATGATGTCCGCGCTGATGTAGGGATCGTAGGCATAGACGTCCATGCCAATGCCTTTGGCCATTTTGGCGAGAAAGCGGGGCACATTTCCGAAGCCATGGAGCACCAGCTTCTTGCCAGCCAGCTCGGAGCCGCTTTTGCCGTTGAACTTGCCGCGCGCCATGTAGATCATCATGGCCAGCGCCAGCTCGGCGACGGCGTTGGAGTTTTGGCCGGGGGTGTTCATGGCCACCACACCGTGGGCGGTGGCAGCGGCGAGGTCGATGTTGTCATAGCCTGCTCCGGCGCGCACCACGATCTTGAGTTGTTTGGCGGCGTCGAAGACGGCGGCATCCACTTTGTCGCTGCGGATGATGAGGGCTTCGGCATCTGCCACGGCGGCATGGAAGTCTTTCACGTCGGTGTAGCTTTCCAGCCAGCTATGGGGATAGCCGGCCTTGTCCAGTTCAGCCTTGATCTTCTGCACGGCTTCCGCGGCGAAGGGCTTCTCTGTGGCGATCAGTACTTTTGGCATATTAGCCTCCCTATGTATATTTTATTTCTGGTTTCAAGACTTTATTTTAGTGCGTTTTATGTCAATGCAAATCTCTGTCATTTGAGCAGCAGCATACGCCGTGACTGCACCTTTCCACCCGCTTGCAGGCGGTAGAGATAGACTCCGCTGGAGACCGGGTCGCCGGAGGCGTCGAGGCCATCCCAGGTGACGGTGTGTGAGCCGCGGGAACGATGGCCGTCGCTCAGGACGCGCACCAACTGGCCTTTGAGGTTGTAAATTGCGAGCCGGACGGAGCCTTCGGATGCCAGTTGGAAACGGATGCTGGTGCTGGGATTAAAGGGATTGGGAAAGTTTTGCAGCAGGGCGGTGCGCAGGGCGGGAGCTTCTTCCGCGGGATTGGAGACGTTACCGGTGGAGGCGTAGCTGCCCTGGCGGGTGAGTGAGCCGCGGTAAACGGTCCAGGGCCGGTTGTCCTTTTCCGCGCGGCGCAGGTTCAGCACCAGCACTCCGGTGGAATAGCCGCTCACCAGCTTGAGCCAGCCGTCGCCGTCCAGATCGCATAGCGTGGAGGGCGTGCAGCCGTTGAAGCTGGTCTGGAATGGAAATCCGTCCAATACGCTGCCGTCGTGGTTGAAGCCATAAACCGAGTTCACATAGCTGGAAACGAGGATTTCCAGGTTGGGATCGTCGTCGAGGTCAGCGATGATGGGCGGGGTCTGCAGCACGGCGCCGGTCTGCACCGGGAAGCCGGGAAGGTCTATTCCGCTCTGGCTGACCGCGTAGAGTGAGCCATTGGCGGTGCCGAACACGATATCCAGCGCGCCGTCGGCATTGATGTCCGCCAGGGCGGGGCTGCCGCCCATCGCGGAGCTGATCGGCTTGCTGAAGACCAGGCTGCCTGCGGGCGTTGCCAGATGCAGGTGGCTGGAGGTGCCGAAGGCTATCCTGCGGTTGGCGAGGATGGTGGGCGCGCCGTTGATTGCGCCGGAGACCTGGAGGGGGAAACCCGCCAGGGGAGTGCCGTCGGATTTGATCACGTGCAGCTTGCCGTTGGAGCAGCCGACGATGATCTCATTGCCGCCGTCGCCGTCGATGTCCGCCACAGCCAGTTCGCTGTGGAAGGCGGAGCCAAGGTCAAGCGGGAAGCCCGGCAGCAGGTTTCCGGAGGAATCCAGGACGTGGATCTTGCCATCCAGGGAGTGCGCCACCACTTCCATCCCGCCCTGCCAGTCGATCTGGGCGATCACGGGGGTGAAGAGGAACTGGCTGCCGCCATCGTAATCGAAAAGCACTTCATCGCCTGCCAGTGCCAGCACTTTACCGGTGCGGCTGGTGAGTACCAGAGCCGGTTCCTGGCCGTCAATCAACTGGCCATAGGCGGCGCTGCGCATCACATCCTGCTGGAGAGGCGCGGGAATGGAGCCGGTCTGCTGCCCTGCGTTATCCAGCAGATGGCTGTTGCCGAAATTATCGGTGTAAAGTATGTCGAGGCTGCCGTCGCCGTCAAAATCGAAGACGATCGGGGCGGATTTGCTGCCCACGGGGCAATCCCAGGGAAAGCTGCCGTCAATGAGGGTGATTTCATATTCGAGCTGGAATCTGCGGGTTCCAGTGCTCAAGTTGGTGACGGGATGCAGCGATTGCAGCTCCAGGGTGATCTGATAGCTGCCATAATCGATGCCGGACGGAAGTTGCACACGGAAATAGAGGCCGGGATCGGCGGTCTGGCCTGGCAACAACTGTGGTATCACCAGCGGGTCGCTCAAAAGCTGCGCTCCGGCGGGCAGGCCGCTGAGGGTGGCGGTCACGTTGTGGGCCGCGGCCCAATTCTGATGGTTGCTGATCACGGGGTGGATGCGGATTATCTCTCCGGGATTGATGGTGCCGTCGCCATCGCCCTCCACATCGTCGATTGTGTAGCTTTCCAGGCTGAGCAGGGGCAGGGCTGGGTCAGGCGGTTTGACCTCAATGGAAGGATCGCCAAAGAGCACCATCTGATAGTAGCACCAGCGCATCACGTCATAGTTGATGGCGGCATTGAGGTTCTGCTCGCGGGAATAGCTGAGCGCGGAGCCGAATTGGGTGTTGGCCGTTTGGTAGAGGCCGATGAAGTAGTCGCGGTCATAGAACTGGGAGGCGCCATTGGTGTTGCCGGGGGAATACCAGCCATAGCGGGTGTTTCCGAGGAAGGCAAAGACGCCGCCCGAGGCTGTGAGCATGTGTTCCGCGATGCTCTCGCCGTCGCCGCTGGTGGCCTGGTCGAAAGCGGCGGGATAGCAGCCCTGGGTGTAAAGAAAGCCATATTCGGTGTTCTGGAGCTGCTGGATGCTGCCGTTGCTCTGTCCCATCAGGAAGGTTTGGTTGGCGTGTCCCATGTGGTTCATCACGTGGACGCCCTCGTTGATGGCGTTCCAGACGCCCTGCTCGCTGTAGGTGCCGTCGCGCTGATACATGGTGCGCAGGTGGTACAGTTCCGGGACGCTGGTGGCCACTTCGTCCTTGTAATCTCCGCCCCAGGTGAGGGGGTTGTTGTTCAGGTTTTCTCCGAACATGATGGCGGTGTTGTTGCTGAACGTGGAATTTCCGGTGTAGTATTGGATTTTGCGGATGATGTTTTCAAACTCGGGTTGGGTCTCGGCGGGAAAGCGTCCGATATGCACTTCCGGCAGCATGTCCACCTGGTCCTGCGGTTCGCCCCAGATGTCGTTTCCATTGGCGTTCCAGTCTCCATCCAGATTGCTGAAATAGAGGTCGGTAGGCATTCTGAGATCAACCGTGTCGCCCACCTGGCCGTAGCAGCCGCGCAGGGGCACGATCTCGTCATCGCCGCCCAGGATCACATATTGCAGAGGCTGGGGGGTGCTTGCCCAGGCTTGATAGGCGTCGCTGATGAAGGCGCGCACCTTGGCGGCGTTGTCGGTTCCGGGATAGCTGGCATAGATATCCGCGGTCTGGAATACGCCGGTGCTGATGTCGCTGCCGTCGCGCCAGTTGGCATAGCTTTGCAGCCAGGAGGAGGCGGTGGAGTTGGTGATGATGACCATTTGGCGCGGAGTGGAAAGGTCAATCAGGCGGCTTTGGGGAGCGTGGTTCCGATAGCGGGAAGCCTGCTGGTAGCTGGCCAGGGCCTGGGGGTTGAGGGCAAATCCTTCCACAGAGCGGGCAGCCAGGGCGGGGGCGTAGAAGTTGGCCTGTTGGGTGGCCAGGGCATCATCCCATCCGGTTTCTATCTCGATGCTGAATTCGGAAGCCGCGTGAATCTGGCGGGAAACCGGATTGTATTTCCAGGGGAAGAGGTCCAGCACGGCATATTGGAGGCCGCGCTGCAACTGGGTGCCCAGATAACGGTGATTGGCGGCCGGGAACAGCGCGTCGCTCTGCCAGATCGCGGGATCGGGCTGAGTAGCGTCCGGACGGGGCTGCGAAGTGGGCTGCTGCTGGCGCGCGTAGTCCAGATACACGCCATCGCGCTGCAACAGGTAAGGGGAGCTTTGCACGCTCACGTTGAGCACCTTTTCCCCAAAGGGGATCAGCACCCGCACGGGGTAATAGTTGAGCGCGGGAACGCCGGGCTCCAGCAGGGGTGCCGTGGGCTGGCCGCGCAGGCTGCCATCCCAGGCGGAGGGGTCAACGCTTACATTGAGGGTGAGCGCCAGGCTGATTCCGCAGAGCAGCGTCAGGCCGATCAGGGCGGTAAGTTTTTTCATAATCTGTATTCCATCTTGGTTTATCGAAATGTAGTCGAAAAATTCTTATGTGAGAAATGGCAGAATCAGTCAAGTAGTTTTTTGAGGGCAAAGAAAACAGACGTCTGGGCTGCGTTTGTGATCTGTGAATACCTGCGGAAGGCAAGGGATATGAACCAATCCTTAGAACAATGCTGCCCTAGCAATTTCAGCTCGCAATGGGCGCCTCACGCTGTATATCCGGCGCCTTATAAATTTTAAAGAAAGAAGTTGCGAATATGGCGGACTTGTTTAAACTATCATTCTGTAAGCTGTTTGTTTTGCGTCTTTATGTAAGGGCAGCGCCTGCCCGCGGGACTTGTTATCTTTTCCAATCTATTTGAAAAGGAGTCTTTTTCATGAAACACACGGCTATGCTACTACTGCTGCTCGCCACCAGCCTGGCTTTTGCCAACCCTGTCTGGACTGAGGACGTCGTGGTGCGGGAAGCGCAGGATCTGAGCTACACTGGCTGCACGCAGCAAGCAGATGACGGCAGCCTGATCACGCTCTGGACGCAGATACTGGATGGAGAAAACTGCCTGATGGCAAACCGGATCAGCGCGCTGGGTGAGGAGATGTGGGATTCCTCCCTGCGTATCGCGGGCTGCGGGCTGGGCATCGGCGGAGAGCAGATGGTGCGCTGCTCCGACGACAGCTATCTTGTCTGCTGGCTGGAAGGGCAGGAGGAACTGGGATCAGGCCACGCGAGGCTGATGGCAAACAAGATCGACCTGCAGGGAAACCTGCTCTGGACAGATGGCGGAGTCCTTATCAACAACGATTGCTACTTCAGGTTTGGCGCTACCGTCACACATTACCTGATCCGCGCCAACAACTCGGGGGGGGCCTACATCGTGGTACAGCCGGAACCCAACCTTCCCGCCGCCTACGCCTACAAATTGAATGGCAGCGGCAACGACACCTGGAGCCTGATCCAACCTTTGATCCAGGCTGAACAGCAATTGACGCTTAATGACTGCCTTGCATCCTTCGATGACACAGATGGTTTGGTGGTAAGTTACCACGCCACCAGCCAGGCTGGCACCAACTACAACCTTGCAACTTTCAACTATTTGAACGGCTCCATCCGTTACCACAGAAGCTTCCCTCTGGAGCCAGGAGAAGTGGGTCCGCACGAATTGTTCTTAGAGGGCTATTATTGTTTCTTCGATGCAGTTATGATTGCCCAAACGGATACCCGGCTGCGTTTCAGGTTGTTTAGATTTGACTTGGAACCATATATTGAGCAGCCCGAGGACTTGGTACTTAATCCCCAGCCCATGCCGCTTTCAACACACTTTAAGCTGGAAAAGACCGCTTCGCTTTATTACCGTGTACTGAGCAGCACACCCATCGATGGCGTAACTCAGGTGCGCACTCATACTTATCTCTGGTCTCATCACCAGTATTACCCAACCCAGATTTGGTCGGGAACCGGCGAGGTGAGTTATCTAGACTGGCGTTTTGACGACTCTATGAAAGCAATGCTCATCTGGAGCACCAATTCCGGCCCGGACACGCCGCTGATCCTGCGCGGCCAGGCGATCGACAATTCCAGCGGCGAACCGGTCTGGCCCGCGGATGGACTGGTGATCAGCGAAAACTGGGATTCCGGCTGCAAGCCCCAAGTCTTCGGCTGGAATACCAATCCCATGTATCTGCTGGTGGAAAAGGGGTCAGGCGGCAAGAGCCTGCGCTTTTTGATGCGGGATTACGGAGGCAATCCACTGCAGCCGGCAGCCGATCCGCTGTCCGAAGCGTTTGCTGGTTCGGCCATTCCCATTGCCAGCCTGGCAGTGAACGGGCACAATGTGCTGATCTATAACGACTCCCGCCATTCAGGCGGAAACTGGCTGTACTTTCAGATCCTCAGCACCGACGGAGAGCTGCTGCTGCCCTCTGGAGGCATCCCCATCGGCAGCTATGGGCCAAACATTCGTTTGCTGGGCGCAATCAACTATAGCAGTGACCGTTTTGCCGTGCTTTACACCGATACCAACACCTACCTGCAGATCTTTGACCTGGTGGGTAATCCCCAATGGGCTGGCAACGGACTGCTGGTCTGCCCCGGAGCTCCCTACGCAGGCTACGCCAAGTTCTGCGAGCATGAGGGTGACATCTATCTGGGCTGGCTGATCGATTATGGAACGGGAACGTCACAACTCTATGGCCAGCGGATCAGTAACCTCCAAAAGATGTGGGGAGAACCTGGCAGACTCCTGCTCGAATGGATTCCGAACCCCAATGTCAGGATGGTTAACACCCCCGGACGCTACTTTGCCTGGTTCCAACGCAGGTCTGGCAGCAACAACTTTTGCACCTACTGCCTGCTGGTGGACGCCAATGGCGATCTGCTGCCCGGTTGGAACCCTCAGGGCACCAAGATCTTTGAAGCGGAAGCCTCTCCTAATGTATGGCCGATCTACTCGAGCTTGGTAGGGGAAGACCTGGTCTGCCTGATCGCAGGCTATCCCTCCGCTCCCATTTTCGCCCAGCGGGTCACACCTCAGGCGAGCTTCCCCTGGACCGAAGCAGGTGTCCTGGTCCACGAACCGCCCCACCTCACCGTCGGCTGCGCCATCGATGACAACACCCTGAACCTGATCTATGACCATACTGAAGGATCAGGAACGCGCAGCATACGCCTGCAAAGGGTGATTCTGAACGGTGGGAATCTGGGCTATCCATCCCCAGGCCTGCAGCTCAATACATCTACCCCGCTTGAGCTTGGCAAGGTGAGCCTGGCCAGATTGGAATGCGACGCCCTGCTGGGTGTGTGGAGCGAACAAAGCAACTATCAGGACGACGGCCGTGACCTGTATTACCGCTTGATAGATCCAGAGAATGAACTGGTGGGCGATTCCCAATCGAGCTTTGGCTCCCATCAGGGCGACGCGGACAATCCCAGGATCAGCACTTTCGGCGACGAGGCTATAGTCTGCTGGAGCGACGAGAGGACGGGAATTCCCGCTGTCGGACATCTTCAGACAGGTATCTATGCCCAAAAGATGGCTTACCTGTCCAGTTCCCTGCCCCAGGAGCCGGATACCCCCTCAGCTGGGCTGGCCTTTGTCAACTGCTATCCTAACCCCTTCCGCGGCAGCGTGCAGGTGAACTGGTCAACCAAAGCCGCCCAGCCGGCGGAATTGCTGATCTGCAACATCCACGGACAGGTGGTGAAACGCTTCCGCTATATGCTGTTGCAGTCGGGAGAGCATTCCCTCTATTGGGATGGGAATGACGAGCAAGGCCGCCAAGTGAGTTCCGGAGTGTATCTGCTACGCCTCAGGAGCGGCAATGAAAGCCGCACTGTCAAGATCCTACGCTGGTAGCCACTTCGAAAGGACATTATTACAAGAGGGAAGCTCCTGCTTTCCTCTTTTTCATCTTGCTGTTTTTCGGCTCTCCATCAAGCTAAACGGGTTTATCATCGGTTGCGTATATTTGCTTTATGCAATTTTTCAACCCCGGGCTTGCGTCGAATGAGAAAAGGGGCGGCACAGCGACCGTCTGTCAGATGCTAGCACTCGCCTGAAGCGCCACCAAAAGGAAAAAGGAGGAAGGAGCTTCGTCGGCAGCAAACCCATCTGTAGCCTGTGCTTACCAGACTTCAAGATCAATACGCGAAAACAACCCCGCTTTTGGGAAAGACCCATTCTTCGGCTTTGGTAGAGACGGTGATGGTGGTTTTGCCTGTGGAAACCCGCGGATACTTGTTCTGGCCAGCGAATATGGGCACGCACTCTATCGGTTCCAGTTCTGCAGGGTGGGAAAAGCTGATCTTCACGCCGTGGGTGAGTTCAGTGATGAAAACGCTGAGTTGATGCGAGTTGCGGGGATAGAGAGTGAGGGTGTCGATCTCGAACAGGACCTCGTGGCCAACCAAGTCCCGCAGTCGGGGGTGGGAGCAGCGAATCTCCATGCAGGCGTTTCTGAAGTGGAGTTTGGTCTCCAGTTCGATTCCGTCGATTCTCACTGAGGAGAGGGAAAAAACCTCGGGGCTGAGCTCGAAATTGCTGTCCATCAACCAGCGGTATTCCACATCACGGCGCTTGAAATAAGCTTTCAGGGCTTCCACGGAATTGGCGCAGGCCACGGTGAAGTAGTCATTTTGAAGCGTTTTGCTGAAGCTGAGGGTGGTGGCGGCGCGCCAGAAGTGGGGGTCGCCGGAATCCGAGAAGCTGATGTGGTGGCGGAAGTCGCGCCGGTAAAGGATTTCGCGGTCTTTATTGAAGAAAAACACCCTCAGGATATCCCTTGAGATCAGATCGCCCATTTCCTCGCTGTTCACGCGCTGGCTGATGGCGGCCTTTATGATTTGGTTGAGCTTTGAATCCGGATAGTCCGAAGAGACGAATTCCCGCCGCGAGAGGGGGGAGGAGGTCACCAGCCGCTGGCCGTCATAATAATAGCGCTTCGCGCGGCGCCCCACCTGGCAGAGCAGCTCATAAGCCGATCCGGAATATGCTGCAGCGAGGTTTTCCGCCCTCATTTCCTCAGCGGAATTCCCCAGCAGTACCACCTCGTCGCCTATTTCCACCCTGCCGGCGTCGGTGACGTCCAGGCAGATCATGTCCATGGAAACCCGCCCAATAACAGAGCAGAGCGTGCCTTTGAGGGCCACGGTCCCGCGGTTTGAGAGCAGAAAGTCATAGCCGTCAGCGTAGCCCACCGGAATCACGGCGTAGCGTGTGGGCCGGGTGGCTTTCCAGGAGCGGTTGTAGCCAACTGTCGCGCCGGCGGGTATCTCCTTAAGCTGCGCCACCGTCGATTTGAAAGTCATCACGGGTTTAAGGTCTATCTTTTCCTTCTGGGAGGGGTGAGTGTAAATTCCAAAGCTGAGTATGCCCAGACGGCAGAGGGGAAGCGATTTCCCAAAGCCGTTCACCACTGCCGCGCTATTAGCCAGATGGATCCAGGGTACTTTCACTTTGTGCTTTTTGAGGATGGCCAGAAATTCTTTTTCCTGAGCCTGGCTGAAATCCGGGTCGCTCTCGCTGGCAGCAAAGTGGGAAAACACGCTCTGCAACTCGAGATTGGGCAACTTGTCAAGCGTTGCCAGCAGCTCTGTGAAACCATCTGCCAAAACCCCGCTGCGGTGCATCCCGCTGTCCATTTTGAGGCTCACCTTCGCCCTGATGTCGCGTTCAGCGCAGGCATGGTCAAGCTCGCGGGCAAAGTCAGTATCGCTCAGGGTGGGCCAGAGTTCATGGTCCAGTATCCCCGGAATCTCGCAGGGAAGCGAGGGTGAGAGGATCAGGATGGGTTCCTTGAAGCCCTGCAC from Candidatus Cloacimonadota bacterium includes these protein-coding regions:
- the alr gene encoding alanine racemase produces the protein MAKEAFIERSWVEVDLAAFRANLRALKAKMGAEQGFIQIVKADAYGHGAPEIARISLSEGAVALGVANPEEGKLLRVQGFKEPILILSPSLPCEIPGILDHELWPTLSDTDFARELDHACAERDIRAKVSLKMDSGMHRSGVLADGFTELLATLDKLPNLELQSVFSHFAASESDPDFSQAQEKEFLAILKKHKVKVPWIHLANSAAVVNGFGKSLPLCRLGILSFGIYTHPSQKEKIDLKPVMTFKSTVAQLKEIPAGATVGYNRSWKATRPTRYAVIPVGYADGYDFLLSNRGTVALKGTLCSVIGRVSMDMICLDVTDAGRVEIGDEVVLLGNSAEEMRAENLAAAYSGSAYELLCQVGRRAKRYYYDGQRLVTSSPLSRREFVSSDYPDSKLNQIIKAAISQRVNSEEMGDLISRDILRVFFFNKDREILYRRDFRHHISFSDSGDPHFWRAATTLSFSKTLQNDYFTVACANSVEALKAYFKRRDVEYRWLMDSNFELSPEVFSLSSVRIDGIELETKLHFRNACMEIRCSHPRLRDLVGHEVLFEIDTLTLYPRNSHQLSVFITELTHGVKISFSHPAELEPIECVPIFAGQNKYPRVSTGKTTITVSTKAEEWVFPKSGVVFAY
- a CDS encoding 3-phosphoglycerate dehydrogenase; translation: MPKVLIATEKPFAAEAVQKIKAELDKAGYPHSWLESYTDVKDFHAAVADAEALIIRSDKVDAAVFDAAKQLKIVVRAGAGYDNIDLAAATAHGVVAMNTPGQNSNAVAELALAMMIYMARGKFNGKSGSELAGKKLVLHGFGNVPRFLAKMAKGIGMDVYAYDPYISADIMAKDGVKHLDKVEDIFSTGDYISLHIPATAETKKSINWNLLSLVKPDCILVNTARKEVIDEEALLKAFEEKKKFRYVSDVEPECGAKLMELYADRYYATPKKMGAQTGEANVNAGVAAAKQIIAFFEKGDTTFKVN
- a CDS encoding T9SS type A sorting domain-containing protein; amino-acid sequence: MKKLTALIGLTLLCGISLALTLNVSVDPSAWDGSLRGQPTAPLLEPGVPALNYYPVRVLIPFGEKVLNVSVQSSPYLLQRDGVYLDYARQQQPTSQPRPDATQPDPAIWQSDALFPAANHRYLGTQLQRGLQYAVLDLFPWKYNPVSRQIHAASEFSIEIETGWDDALATQQANFYAPALAARSVEGFALNPQALASYQQASRYRNHAPQSRLIDLSTPRQMVIITNSTASSWLQSYANWRDGSDISTGVFQTADIYASYPGTDNAAKVRAFISDAYQAWASTPQPLQYVILGGDDEIVPLRGCYGQVGDTVDLRMPTDLYFSNLDGDWNANGNDIWGEPQDQVDMLPEVHIGRFPAETQPEFENIIRKIQYYTGNSTFSNNTAIMFGENLNNNPLTWGGDYKDEVATSVPELYHLRTMYQRDGTYSEQGVWNAINEGVHVMNHMGHANQTFLMGQSNGSIQQLQNTEYGFLYTQGCYPAAFDQATSGDGESIAEHMLTASGGVFAFLGNTRYGWYSPGNTNGASQFYDRDYFIGLYQTANTQFGSALSYSREQNLNAAINYDVMRWCYYQMVLFGDPSIEVKPPDPALPLLSLESYTIDDVEGDGDGTINPGEIIRIHPVISNHQNWAAAHNVTATLSGLPAGAQLLSDPLVIPQLLPGQTADPGLYFRVQLPSGIDYGSYQITLELQSLHPVTNLSTGTRRFQLEYEITLIDGSFPWDCPVGSKSAPIVFDFDGDGSLDILYTDNFGNSHLLDNAGQQTGSIPAPLQQDVMRSAAYGQLIDGQEPALVLTSRTGKVLALAGDEVLFDYDGGSQFLFTPVIAQIDWQGGMEVVAHSLDGKIHVLDSSGNLLPGFPLDLGSAFHSELAVADIDGDGGNEIIVGCSNGKLHVIKSDGTPLAGFPLQVSGAINGAPTILANRRIAFGTSSHLHLATPAGSLVFSKPISSAMGGSPALADINADGALDIVFGTANGSLYAVSQSGIDLPGFPVQTGAVLQTPPIIADLDDDPNLEILVSSYVNSVYGFNHDGSVLDGFPFQTSFNGCTPSTLCDLDGDGWLKLVSGYSTGVLVLNLRRAEKDNRPWTVYRGSLTRQGSYASTGNVSNPAEEAPALRTALLQNFPNPFNPSTSIRFQLASEGSVRLAIYNLKGQLVRVLSDGHRSRGSHTVTWDGLDASGDPVSSGVYLYRLQAGGKVQSRRMLLLK
- a CDS encoding T9SS type A sorting domain-containing protein, whose amino-acid sequence is MKHTAMLLLLLATSLAFANPVWTEDVVVREAQDLSYTGCTQQADDGSLITLWTQILDGENCLMANRISALGEEMWDSSLRIAGCGLGIGGEQMVRCSDDSYLVCWLEGQEELGSGHARLMANKIDLQGNLLWTDGGVLINNDCYFRFGATVTHYLIRANNSGGAYIVVQPEPNLPAAYAYKLNGSGNDTWSLIQPLIQAEQQLTLNDCLASFDDTDGLVVSYHATSQAGTNYNLATFNYLNGSIRYHRSFPLEPGEVGPHELFLEGYYCFFDAVMIAQTDTRLRFRLFRFDLEPYIEQPEDLVLNPQPMPLSTHFKLEKTASLYYRVLSSTPIDGVTQVRTHTYLWSHHQYYPTQIWSGTGEVSYLDWRFDDSMKAMLIWSTNSGPDTPLILRGQAIDNSSGEPVWPADGLVISENWDSGCKPQVFGWNTNPMYLLVEKGSGGKSLRFLMRDYGGNPLQPAADPLSEAFAGSAIPIASLAVNGHNVLIYNDSRHSGGNWLYFQILSTDGELLLPSGGIPIGSYGPNIRLLGAINYSSDRFAVLYTDTNTYLQIFDLVGNPQWAGNGLLVCPGAPYAGYAKFCEHEGDIYLGWLIDYGTGTSQLYGQRISNLQKMWGEPGRLLLEWIPNPNVRMVNTPGRYFAWFQRRSGSNNFCTYCLLVDANGDLLPGWNPQGTKIFEAEASPNVWPIYSSLVGEDLVCLIAGYPSAPIFAQRVTPQASFPWTEAGVLVHEPPHLTVGCAIDDNTLNLIYDHTEGSGTRSIRLQRVILNGGNLGYPSPGLQLNTSTPLELGKVSLARLECDALLGVWSEQSNYQDDGRDLYYRLIDPENELVGDSQSSFGSHQGDADNPRISTFGDEAIVCWSDERTGIPAVGHLQTGIYAQKMAYLSSSLPQEPDTPSAGLAFVNCYPNPFRGSVQVNWSTKAAQPAELLICNIHGQVVKRFRYMLLQSGEHSLYWDGNDEQGRQVSSGVYLLRLRSGNESRTVKILRW